The Nocardioides panzhihuensis genome has a segment encoding these proteins:
- a CDS encoding SDR family NAD(P)-dependent oxidoreductase: MKVALVTGASRGIGEATARRLAQSGAHVILTGRRPEDLQAHVDRLVAAGHSASALQLDVTDRDSVQRAADAVAAAHGHLDVLVNNAGVLPEATNAEPAEVVDLEMFRVTYATNVLGAVAVLEAFLPLLRMSEAARIVNVTTTMGSLTDQTNPESPYYGMVVPAYQSSKAALNNVTIALAKALADTSIKVTSVCPGFVQTDLTPINKDNAPTTPDQAAGVIHRAATLPDDAPSGTFVDANGPVAW, from the coding sequence ATGAAGGTCGCCCTTGTCACCGGAGCCAGCCGCGGGATCGGTGAGGCAACTGCCCGCCGCCTCGCCCAGAGCGGTGCGCACGTCATCCTGACCGGACGCCGACCCGAGGATCTCCAGGCGCACGTGGACCGGCTCGTCGCCGCCGGTCACTCGGCCTCGGCGCTTCAGCTGGACGTCACCGACCGAGACAGCGTGCAGCGTGCCGCGGACGCTGTCGCCGCGGCCCACGGCCACCTGGACGTGCTGGTCAACAACGCGGGCGTACTCCCGGAGGCGACCAACGCCGAGCCGGCCGAGGTCGTCGACCTCGAGATGTTCCGCGTTACCTACGCCACCAACGTGCTCGGCGCGGTCGCCGTCCTGGAGGCGTTCCTGCCTCTCCTCCGTATGAGCGAGGCGGCCCGCATCGTCAACGTGACGACGACGATGGGTTCGCTGACCGACCAGACCAACCCGGAGTCGCCGTACTACGGCATGGTCGTGCCCGCCTACCAGTCCTCCAAGGCCGCGCTGAACAACGTCACCATCGCACTGGCGAAGGCTCTTGCGGACACCTCGATCAAGGTCACGTCGGTCTGCCCGGGGTTCGTGCAGACCGACCTGACCCCGATCAACAAGGACAACGCACCGACCACGCCCGACCAGGCCGCCGGGGTGATTCACCGCGCTGCGACGCTGCCCGACGACGCTCCGTCGGGAACGTTCGTCGACGCGAACGGCCCCGTGGCCTGGTAG
- a CDS encoding neutral/alkaline ceramidase — translation MTRVTWRTTGAVTLLAVATLGITTLPPPSSASGADTTYASTARADHRTDQGAGDYLVGRGIADVTGEVAEAGMMGYADLSQASSGLHMRQRARAFVIGDPESDERVVHVLADAGMIFQSVRDAVLAKLEQRFGDTYTERNVMLTATHTHAAPGGYSHHTLYNITTLGYHGKTFRALVDGIVTSIERADADLAPAELSVSASELTNANVNRSKTAFDRNPEADKAHFPGGVDTRSTTLQVRREGELDGVINWFPVHATSMSTDNTLVSPDNKGYAEYAWERLARGVDYIEDSRDPGFVASFAQTNAGDMSPNLNLRPSDGPTTDQFENTRIIGTRTYDAARRGLDDDRALAGGVDSRIVYVDFANTAVRREFTPDGKPHSTCPAALGASFAAGSTEDGGGGLPIFKEGKDGGNPAVAAISEALYTASPALRACQAPKEILLPVGALDMVQQKLPVQLVRIGDLYLVGVPAEVTVVSGLRLRRAVAEAVGTDLDNVLVQGYTNAYAHYLTTPEEYDAKEYEGASTLFGRYELPAFMQTVADLGAAMRTGVDVPLGAKERDRSALQLPSPQGAVVADAPPIAKSYGDVLTAPAATYRPGGQVSVTFAGAHPNNDPHHEGSYLTVERRVSTSSTGEPRWQRIADDSDWSTKLHWARYGVAASKVTITWDVPDDVEPGSYRIRYFGDARSLLGNVRSISGTSPTFAVVD, via the coding sequence ATGACGCGCGTCACATGGAGGACCACCGGGGCTGTCACGTTGCTGGCGGTCGCCACTCTCGGGATCACGACGTTGCCGCCGCCGTCCTCGGCGAGCGGCGCCGACACGACGTACGCCTCGACGGCGCGCGCCGACCACAGAACGGATCAAGGGGCCGGCGACTATCTCGTCGGCCGCGGCATCGCCGACGTCACCGGAGAGGTGGCCGAGGCCGGGATGATGGGGTACGCCGACCTCAGCCAAGCCAGCAGCGGGCTGCACATGCGCCAGCGCGCCCGTGCCTTCGTGATCGGTGACCCGGAGTCGGACGAGCGCGTGGTCCACGTCCTCGCCGACGCGGGGATGATCTTCCAGAGCGTCCGCGACGCCGTCCTCGCCAAGCTCGAGCAACGCTTCGGCGACACCTACACCGAGCGCAACGTGATGCTGACCGCGACCCACACGCATGCGGCTCCCGGCGGCTACTCGCACCACACGCTCTACAACATCACCACCCTGGGCTACCACGGCAAGACCTTCCGCGCCCTCGTCGACGGGATCGTCACCTCCATCGAGCGGGCCGACGCCGACCTCGCGCCGGCAGAGCTGAGCGTGTCGGCCAGCGAGCTGACCAACGCCAACGTCAACCGCTCGAAGACCGCGTTCGACCGCAACCCGGAGGCGGACAAGGCCCACTTCCCCGGTGGCGTCGACACCCGGAGCACCACTCTTCAGGTGCGCCGCGAAGGCGAGTTGGACGGGGTCATCAACTGGTTCCCGGTCCACGCGACGAGCATGTCGACCGACAACACCCTGGTGAGCCCCGACAACAAGGGCTACGCCGAGTACGCCTGGGAGCGGCTCGCGCGAGGCGTCGACTACATCGAGGACAGCCGCGACCCCGGCTTCGTGGCCTCCTTCGCGCAGACCAACGCCGGCGACATGTCGCCGAACCTCAACCTGCGGCCCTCCGACGGCCCGACCACCGACCAGTTCGAGAACACCCGGATCATCGGCACCAGGACGTACGACGCTGCCCGCCGTGGGCTCGACGACGACCGGGCGCTGGCCGGAGGCGTCGACTCCCGGATCGTGTACGTCGACTTCGCGAACACCGCAGTGCGCCGCGAGTTCACTCCCGACGGGAAGCCGCACAGCACCTGTCCGGCAGCGCTCGGGGCGTCGTTCGCTGCCGGCAGCACCGAGGACGGCGGCGGCGGGCTGCCGATCTTCAAGGAGGGCAAGGACGGCGGCAACCCGGCGGTCGCAGCGATCTCCGAGGCGCTCTACACCGCCAGCCCAGCGCTGCGAGCGTGCCAGGCGCCGAAGGAGATCCTGCTCCCGGTCGGGGCGCTCGACATGGTGCAGCAGAAGCTGCCGGTGCAGCTCGTCAGGATCGGCGACCTCTACCTCGTCGGGGTCCCGGCCGAGGTGACCGTGGTCTCCGGCCTGCGGCTGCGGCGCGCCGTCGCCGAGGCGGTCGGCACGGACCTCGACAACGTGCTGGTGCAGGGCTACACCAACGCCTACGCGCACTACCTGACCACGCCGGAGGAGTACGACGCCAAGGAGTACGAGGGCGCCTCGACCCTCTTCGGGCGCTACGAGCTCCCGGCCTTCATGCAGACCGTGGCCGATCTGGGTGCCGCGATGCGCACCGGGGTCGACGTCCCGCTCGGGGCCAAGGAGCGCGACCGCAGCGCCCTGCAGCTCCCCTCGCCGCAGGGCGCGGTGGTGGCCGATGCACCTCCGATCGCCAAGAGCTACGGCGACGTGCTGACGGCCCCGGCTGCGACGTACCGGCCCGGCGGGCAGGTGAGCGTGACGTTCGCCGGCGCGCATCCCAACAACGATCCGCACCACGAGGGCAGCTACCTGACGGTGGAGCGGCGGGTCTCGACGAGCTCGACCGGCGAGCCACGCTGGCAGCGGATCGCCGACGACAGCGACTGGTCGACGAAGCTCCACTGGGCGCGCTACGGCGTCGCCGCGTCGAAGGTGACGATCACCTGGGACGTACCGGACGACGTGGAGCCGGGGAGCTACCGGATCCGCTACTTCGGTGACGCCCGGAGCCTGCTGGGGAACGTGCGCTCGATCAGCGGCACCAGCCCGACGTTCGCGGTGGTCGACTGA
- the sph gene encoding sphingomyelin phosphodiesterase, with amino-acid sequence MRAVTAMVAAVCAVAAIAGPGTTPASASPGEGSAKLANRAGLSILTHNVAMLPAIAGGKANATRAELIAGADYVRGHDVVVLQEAFDNGPSDTLKSRLASQYPHQTPVLGRSRSGWDETLGSYSALTPEDGGVTILSRWPITHRAQYVYADGCDTDWFSNKGFVYTRLDVGGRPVHVVGTHAQAEAALCSDAAATRKRQFTELDGFLDGLRIPADEPIVIAGDLNVIKASPEYDAMLSTLDVTAPSYAGHPYTWDPETNPLASSGGREHLDYVMFRRGHPQPRGWTNTTLTPSSPPWSAGGTTYTDYADHYPVRGGTP; translated from the coding sequence ATGCGCGCCGTGACAGCGATGGTCGCGGCGGTGTGTGCCGTCGCCGCGATCGCCGGCCCCGGAACGACGCCGGCATCGGCATCCCCCGGCGAAGGCAGTGCAAAGCTCGCCAACCGGGCCGGCCTGAGCATCCTGACCCACAACGTCGCGATGCTGCCGGCCATCGCCGGTGGAAAGGCCAACGCCACCAGGGCAGAGCTGATCGCGGGCGCCGACTACGTCCGCGGCCACGACGTCGTGGTGCTCCAGGAGGCGTTCGACAACGGTCCCTCCGACACCCTGAAGTCACGCCTGGCCAGCCAGTATCCCCATCAGACGCCGGTCCTCGGCCGATCCCGCTCGGGCTGGGACGAGACGCTGGGGTCCTACTCCGCCCTGACCCCCGAGGACGGCGGCGTGACGATCCTCAGCCGGTGGCCGATCACCCATCGCGCGCAGTACGTGTACGCCGACGGCTGCGATACCGACTGGTTCTCCAACAAGGGCTTCGTCTACACCCGCCTCGACGTCGGCGGCCGCCCGGTGCACGTGGTCGGCACCCATGCGCAGGCCGAGGCCGCACTGTGCTCGGACGCCGCCGCGACCCGGAAGCGGCAGTTCACCGAGCTCGACGGCTTCCTCGACGGGCTGAGGATCCCCGCCGACGAGCCGATCGTGATCGCCGGCGACCTCAACGTGATCAAGGCTTCCCCGGAGTACGACGCCATGCTGTCCACGCTCGACGTCACCGCCCCGTCGTACGCCGGCCATCCCTACACCTGGGACCCGGAGACCAACCCGCTGGCGTCCTCCGGCGGGCGCGAGCACCTGGACTACGTCATGTTCCGGCGCGGCCACCCGCAGCCTCGGGGGTGGACCAACACCACCCTGACGCCGAGCTCGCCGCCCTGGAGCGCGGGCGGGACGACCTACACCGACTACGCCGACCACTATCCGGTCCGGGGAGGGACGCCGTGA
- a CDS encoding D-arabinono-1,4-lactone oxidase, which translates to MSWQNWAGTERVTPARVVAPATTDEVAAAVKTAVGDELPVRMIGSGHSFTGAAVAPGVQLVPDRLDGVHSVDRESGLVTIAAGIPLHRLNPILARHGLAMEILGDIDRQTVAGAISTGTHGSGAEFGSISTQVRGLELVLADGSVVECSATERPELFEAARVSFGALGVITKVTLQCVPLYALRAVDAAAPLEDVLDGVDDLVAANDHFEFFWFPHTTTSLTRRFQRLPGDTELRPMSRLTRTVDDRIVTNIGFEAMLRAGTRFPRLVPGITRFVTKAISARDFTDLAPNVFASERNVRFREGEYFVPRDALVPALRELKRWVDTHDEPVSFPFEVRFVRHDDIWLSPAYQRDSAVVAFHQYHRMPHERWFDVCEDVLGAAGGRPHWGKMHRLDASAMRERYPRFDDFVALRDHLDPAGVFANPYLDRVLGPAPEARR; encoded by the coding sequence GTGAGCTGGCAGAACTGGGCAGGCACCGAGCGGGTCACGCCTGCGCGCGTGGTCGCGCCCGCGACGACGGACGAGGTGGCGGCCGCCGTCAAGACGGCGGTCGGCGACGAGCTGCCGGTGCGGATGATCGGGTCCGGGCACTCCTTCACGGGGGCGGCGGTCGCCCCCGGCGTACAGCTGGTTCCGGACCGGCTCGACGGTGTCCACTCGGTCGACCGCGAGTCGGGGCTGGTGACGATCGCCGCGGGCATCCCGCTGCACCGGCTCAACCCGATCCTCGCCCGGCACGGCCTGGCGATGGAGATCCTCGGCGACATCGACCGGCAGACGGTGGCGGGCGCGATCTCGACCGGGACGCACGGAAGCGGCGCGGAGTTCGGCAGCATCTCGACGCAGGTACGCGGGCTCGAGCTGGTGCTCGCCGACGGGTCGGTCGTGGAGTGCTCAGCGACCGAGCGGCCGGAGCTGTTCGAGGCCGCGCGGGTCTCGTTCGGCGCGCTCGGCGTGATCACCAAGGTGACGCTGCAGTGCGTGCCGCTCTACGCGCTGCGGGCCGTCGACGCGGCAGCGCCGCTCGAGGACGTGCTCGACGGCGTGGACGACCTGGTCGCCGCCAACGACCACTTCGAGTTCTTCTGGTTCCCGCACACGACGACGTCGCTGACCCGGAGGTTCCAGCGGCTGCCCGGTGACACCGAGCTGCGTCCGATGAGCCGGCTGACCCGTACGGTCGACGACCGGATCGTCACCAACATCGGCTTCGAGGCGATGCTGCGGGCCGGCACCCGGTTCCCGCGCCTGGTCCCCGGCATCACCCGGTTCGTGACCAAGGCGATCTCCGCGCGCGACTTCACCGACCTGGCGCCCAACGTGTTCGCGTCGGAACGGAACGTACGTTTCCGCGAGGGCGAGTACTTCGTGCCGCGCGACGCGCTCGTCCCTGCGCTGCGCGAGCTGAAGCGATGGGTCGACACCCATGATGAGCCGGTCTCGTTCCCGTTCGAGGTCCGGTTCGTACGTCACGACGACATCTGGCTCTCGCCGGCCTACCAGCGGGACTCGGCCGTCGTCGCCTTCCACCAGTACCACCGGATGCCGCACGAGCGCTGGTTCGACGTCTGCGAGGACGTCCTCGGCGCGGCCGGCGGCCGGCCGCACTGGGGCAAGATGCACCGGCTCGACGCGTCGGCGATGCGTGAGCGCTATCCCCGCTTCGACGACTTCGTCGCGCTCCGCGACCACCTCGACCCCGCCGGGGTCTTTGCCAACCCCTACCTGGACCGCGTGCTCGGCCCAGCCCCGGAGGCCCGACGATGA
- a CDS encoding alanine racemase, whose translation MTLTLPGGPARTPWADLLAATEHLDPPFAVLDVAAVRTNAHQLVRRAAGKPIRVASKSIRVRSVIRDALQVPGMSGILAFTLPEALWLAEEHEDVVVGYPTTHREALQRLAKDEELASRVTLMVDSPDHLDLTAAIVGPDGPPIRICLELDVSLRLAGGRVHLGARRSPVHAPEEAAALARKVAAHPRFELVGLMGYEGQIAGIGDNQPGLRRFAVREMQRRSAAELAERRAAAVAAVRSVAPLEFVNGGGTGSLELTAAEPAVTEVAAGSGLFAPRLFDFYTRFQPQPAAYFVLSVVRRPSPQHATVLGGGWIASGAAGKDRLPTPVWPPDLSLVDQEGAGEVQTPLVGARVDELGLGDHVWFRHTKAGELCEHVDEIVLVEGDRVVDVVSTYRGEGKTFL comes from the coding sequence ATGACCCTGACCCTGCCCGGCGGCCCCGCCCGAACACCATGGGCGGACCTGCTCGCCGCGACCGAGCACCTGGACCCGCCGTTCGCCGTCCTCGACGTGGCAGCGGTGCGCACCAACGCTCACCAGCTGGTGCGCCGCGCCGCCGGGAAGCCGATCCGAGTAGCCAGCAAGTCGATCAGAGTGCGATCGGTGATCCGGGACGCTCTGCAGGTCCCGGGGATGTCCGGCATCCTCGCCTTCACCCTGCCCGAGGCGCTCTGGCTCGCCGAGGAGCACGAGGACGTGGTCGTCGGATACCCGACCACGCACCGCGAGGCGCTCCAGCGGCTGGCCAAGGACGAGGAGCTCGCCTCCCGGGTCACCCTGATGGTCGACAGCCCCGATCACCTCGACCTGACGGCCGCGATCGTCGGCCCCGACGGTCCGCCGATCCGGATCTGCCTGGAGCTCGACGTCTCGCTCCGGCTCGCCGGCGGCCGGGTCCACCTGGGCGCTCGCCGCTCGCCGGTGCACGCACCGGAGGAGGCCGCCGCGCTGGCCCGCAAGGTCGCCGCCCACCCGCGCTTCGAGCTGGTCGGCCTGATGGGTTACGAGGGCCAGATCGCGGGGATCGGCGACAACCAGCCCGGTCTGCGCAGGTTCGCGGTCCGGGAGATGCAGCGGCGGTCGGCTGCCGAGCTCGCCGAGCGTCGCGCCGCCGCGGTCGCCGCCGTCCGGAGCGTCGCGCCGTTGGAGTTCGTCAACGGAGGCGGCACCGGCAGCCTCGAGCTCACCGCGGCCGAGCCGGCGGTCACCGAGGTGGCGGCCGGCTCCGGCCTGTTCGCGCCCCGCCTGTTCGACTTCTACACCCGTTTCCAGCCCCAGCCTGCGGCGTACTTCGTGCTCTCGGTCGTACGCCGCCCCTCCCCGCAGCACGCCACCGTGCTCGGCGGCGGATGGATCGCGTCGGGCGCCGCCGGCAAGGACCGGCTGCCGACGCCAGTGTGGCCGCCGGACCTGTCGCTCGTCGACCAGGAGGGCGCCGGTGAGGTGCAGACGCCGCTGGTGGGGGCGCGGGTCGACGAGCTCGGCCTCGGTGACCACGTCTGGTTCCGGCACACGAAGGCCGGCGAGCTCTGCGAGCATGTCGACGAGATCGTCCTCGTCGAGGGCGACCGTGTCGTCGACGTGGTCTCGACCTACCGCGGCGAGGGGAAGACCTTCCTCTGA
- a CDS encoding TetR family transcriptional regulator C-terminal domain-containing protein yields MARVSADERRRLLVQAAIQVMARDGVAQATTRSIVAEADMPLGTFHYCFRSKEELLEQVITTITGHTLAPALEIIEGPGTLEEKLRGGLASYWQHVLDNPDEHRVTYELTQYATRSPALAEIARLQYRTYLDAHTTVIETLAASAGVTWTVDVAVLARYLTAIVDGLTLLYLNEGDAETAGAAIDLAATQLLGLVEQRA; encoded by the coding sequence GTGGCGAGGGTGTCTGCGGACGAACGACGACGGTTGCTGGTCCAGGCCGCGATCCAGGTGATGGCGCGGGACGGCGTCGCCCAGGCCACCACCCGGTCCATCGTGGCGGAGGCCGACATGCCGCTCGGCACCTTCCACTACTGCTTCCGCTCCAAGGAGGAGCTCTTGGAGCAGGTGATCACGACGATCACCGGTCACACCTTGGCGCCGGCGCTGGAGATCATCGAGGGCCCGGGGACGCTGGAGGAGAAGCTGCGCGGCGGGCTGGCGTCCTACTGGCAGCACGTCCTGGACAACCCCGACGAGCACCGGGTGACCTACGAGCTGACGCAGTACGCGACGCGCAGCCCGGCGCTGGCAGAGATCGCCCGGCTGCAGTACCGCACCTACCTGGACGCGCACACCACGGTGATCGAGACGCTCGCGGCCAGCGCCGGCGTGACCTGGACGGTCGACGTCGCGGTGCTCGCGCGCTACCTGACCGCGATCGTGGACGGTCTGACGCTGCTCTACCTCAACGAGGGCGACGCGGAGACCGCGGGCGCGGCGATCGATCTGGCCGCGACGCAGCTGCTCGGACTGGTCGAGCAGCGCGCCTGA
- a CDS encoding LysR family transcriptional regulator, which yields MLSLHQLRVFLAVYEHGSLTAAAEALGYAQPSISEQVRGLERTLGVQLFRRVGRGVVPTGVADELRPHAERTVAAAEEARKAVQAVKQFETGTIRFGMFGIARLYGGAGLVADVLDRYPGVRVELIGQNSAEVQDDLRRGRLEAAMLSVGSVSGEGLKVTPVARDELVYISADPAHLATPVTPHRLSLATLVMSDTTWSAEDPTRVTIRNLLHETGRNPPSRIEVEDIETAVELVGMGYADGVVPKGAAEQLLPRLAPKAGWVSLRPRTYDTFAVVHRNDATLSPAATLMIELATKRIQAIADPVHRR from the coding sequence ATGTTGTCGCTGCACCAGCTCCGCGTGTTCCTCGCGGTCTACGAGCATGGCTCGCTGACCGCGGCGGCCGAGGCGCTCGGTTATGCGCAGCCGTCCATCTCGGAGCAGGTCAGAGGCTTGGAGCGTACGCTCGGCGTCCAGCTCTTCCGACGCGTCGGGCGCGGGGTGGTGCCGACGGGCGTGGCCGACGAGCTGAGACCCCACGCGGAGCGTACGGTCGCGGCCGCCGAGGAGGCACGCAAGGCCGTTCAGGCGGTGAAGCAGTTCGAGACCGGCACAATCCGGTTCGGGATGTTCGGGATCGCGCGACTCTATGGCGGCGCCGGCTTGGTCGCGGACGTGCTCGATCGATACCCGGGCGTCCGCGTCGAGCTGATCGGCCAGAACTCCGCCGAGGTCCAGGACGACCTGCGGCGTGGGCGGCTCGAGGCGGCGATGCTCTCGGTCGGCAGCGTCTCCGGCGAAGGGCTGAAGGTCACGCCGGTCGCGCGAGACGAGCTCGTCTACATCTCCGCCGACCCGGCCCACTTGGCCACGCCGGTCACCCCCCACCGGCTCTCGCTGGCCACCCTGGTCATGTCCGACACGACCTGGAGCGCTGAGGACCCGACCCGCGTCACCATCCGCAACCTGCTCCACGAGACCGGCCGCAACCCGCCGAGCCGGATCGAGGTCGAGGACATCGAGACGGCGGTCGAGCTGGTCGGGATGGGGTATGCCGACGGCGTCGTCCCGAAGGGAGCCGCCGAGCAGCTGCTCCCCCGGCTGGCGCCGAAGGCCGGATGGGTGTCACTGCGACCCCGGACGTACGACACCTTCGCCGTCGTCCATCGCAACGACGCCACCCTCTCCCCCGCCGCCACGCTGATGATCGAGCTGGCCACCAAGCGGATCCAGGCCATCGCGGACCCGGTCCACCGGCGATAA
- a CDS encoding alpha/beta fold hydrolase translates to MKPKVVIALTTLAVFTAGCGAGGGTPDADRVSPSASATAAPTEGLQSFYSQKLDWKKCNGAFECATLEVPLDYSDPTGRTIDVAVIKDPANKEKSGSLAINPGGPGGSGIDYALYNNQSFGSKVRDSYDIVGFDPRGVGQSTPVDCLTDDALDDYIAVDPDPDDVAEEKAYVGTGVEMANGCAAQRRGISAHVSTVEAARDMDVLRAALGEDQLDYFGASYGTQLGSTYAELYPDRVGRFVLDGAIAPGLSVIDSNLAQAKGFEVALRSYVENCVDEGSCFLGDTVDQGVERVQKLLADIDAEPLPAGDRELTAGNALYGLITPLYVESYWPYLTDALEAALKGDGSQLMSLSDNYAGRDPKGGYINNTMEANWAINCLDDSSGLTPAEVRKQLPAFEKAAPTFGSALAWMLTGCAAEKFEATEPEPEIDAEGSNPIVVIGTTRDPATPYEWAEDLAEALDSGVLVSRDGDGHTGYMQGNGCVDDAIDAYLVDGKVPDDGLKC, encoded by the coding sequence GTGAAACCCAAAGTCGTGATCGCCCTGACCACCCTGGCCGTGTTCACCGCCGGCTGTGGTGCCGGCGGCGGCACTCCCGACGCCGACCGGGTGAGCCCGAGCGCGTCGGCGACCGCGGCCCCGACCGAAGGGCTGCAGTCCTTCTACAGCCAGAAGCTGGACTGGAAGAAGTGCAACGGCGCCTTCGAGTGCGCGACCCTCGAGGTCCCGCTCGACTACTCCGACCCGACCGGCCGCACCATCGACGTCGCGGTGATCAAGGACCCGGCCAACAAGGAGAAGAGCGGCTCCCTGGCGATCAACCCGGGTGGCCCGGGCGGGTCGGGCATCGACTACGCCCTCTACAACAACCAGTCCTTCGGCTCCAAGGTCCGCGACTCCTACGACATCGTCGGGTTCGACCCGCGTGGTGTCGGGCAGAGCACCCCGGTCGACTGCCTCACCGACGACGCCCTGGATGACTACATCGCGGTCGACCCCGACCCTGACGACGTCGCCGAGGAGAAGGCCTACGTCGGCACCGGCGTCGAGATGGCCAACGGCTGCGCGGCCCAGCGACGCGGGATCTCCGCCCATGTCAGCACCGTCGAGGCGGCCCGGGACATGGACGTACTGCGGGCCGCGCTCGGGGAGGACCAGCTCGACTACTTCGGCGCCTCCTACGGCACCCAGCTCGGCTCGACCTACGCCGAGCTCTACCCCGACCGCGTCGGCCGCTTCGTGCTCGACGGCGCGATCGCCCCCGGGCTGAGCGTGATCGACTCCAACCTGGCGCAGGCCAAGGGCTTCGAGGTCGCGCTCCGCTCCTACGTCGAGAACTGCGTCGACGAGGGCAGCTGCTTCCTCGGCGACACCGTCGACCAGGGCGTCGAGCGGGTTCAGAAGCTGCTGGCCGACATCGACGCCGAGCCGCTGCCGGCAGGTGACCGTGAGCTGACTGCCGGCAACGCCCTCTACGGCCTGATCACCCCGCTCTACGTCGAGTCCTACTGGCCTTACCTCACCGACGCCCTCGAGGCGGCGCTGAAGGGTGACGGCTCCCAGCTGATGAGCCTCTCGGACAACTACGCGGGCCGTGATCCCAAGGGTGGCTACATCAACAACACGATGGAGGCCAACTGGGCGATCAACTGCCTCGACGACTCCTCCGGTCTCACCCCGGCGGAGGTACGCAAGCAGCTGCCCGCCTTCGAGAAGGCCGCTCCCACCTTCGGTTCCGCCCTCGCCTGGATGCTCACCGGCTGCGCCGCGGAGAAGTTCGAGGCCACCGAGCCCGAGCCGGAGATCGACGCCGAGGGTTCCAACCCGATCGTCGTCATCGGCACCACCCGCGACCCGGCCACTCCCTACGAGTGGGCCGAGGATCTCGCGGAGGCGCTCGACTCCGGCGTACTCGTCTCCCGTGACGGCGACGGCCACACCGGCTACATGCAGGGCAACGGCTGCGTGGACGACGCCATCGACGCCTACCTCGTCGACGGCAAGGTTCCCGACGACGGCCTGAAGTGCTGA
- a CDS encoding DNA polymerase III subunit delta': MSIATTSDGRSVWDNLVGQRHIISMLQTAATGSTDGLGRRFGKGMTQSWLFTGPPGSGRSNAAIAFAAALQCPNGGCGHCHECHTVLAGSHADVNLVRTEKLTLGVDEIRDLVRQAALSPAGSRWQILIIEDADRLTEQANNALLKAVEEPGARTVWMLCAPTVEDVLPTIRSRCRLVTLTTPTTPDVSAFLQRTLGVDEARGTYAARASQGHIGRAKALARDDDTRRRREQVVAYPTRLTTLADALRAAGELAAVSKEEADAVTADLDAKEKSDLDVGYGVVDRGRRPREYGPALAALEKDQKRRATRRHRDVIDRGLMDLVSIYRDAITLAAGAPVALVNEEHRREIEQLVERSTPELNLQRIGAIFEAREQLLEFNVQPQLVLEAMMVALLPPGGDQ, from the coding sequence ATGAGCATCGCCACCACCTCGGACGGTCGGTCGGTCTGGGACAACCTCGTCGGCCAGCGCCACATCATCTCGATGTTGCAGACCGCCGCGACCGGCTCAACCGATGGTCTCGGGCGCCGCTTCGGCAAGGGGATGACCCAGTCGTGGCTCTTCACGGGGCCGCCAGGCTCCGGACGCTCCAACGCCGCGATCGCCTTCGCCGCGGCGCTCCAGTGCCCGAACGGCGGCTGTGGCCACTGCCACGAGTGCCACACGGTGCTCGCCGGGAGCCACGCCGACGTCAACCTGGTCCGCACCGAGAAGCTGACCCTCGGGGTCGACGAGATCCGCGACCTGGTGCGGCAGGCCGCCCTCTCCCCGGCTGGAAGCCGCTGGCAGATCCTGATCATCGAGGACGCCGACCGGCTCACGGAGCAGGCCAACAACGCGCTGCTCAAGGCGGTCGAGGAGCCCGGCGCCCGCACGGTGTGGATGCTCTGCGCGCCGACGGTCGAGGACGTCCTCCCGACCATCCGGTCCCGGTGCCGCCTGGTCACCCTGACCACCCCGACGACCCCCGACGTGTCGGCCTTTCTGCAGCGTACGCTCGGGGTAGACGAGGCGCGCGGCACCTACGCGGCGCGCGCGAGCCAGGGCCACATCGGCCGGGCCAAGGCGCTGGCCCGCGACGACGACACCCGTCGGCGACGCGAGCAGGTGGTCGCCTACCCGACCCGGCTGACCACTCTCGCCGACGCGCTCCGGGCCGCCGGGGAGCTCGCCGCGGTGTCGAAGGAGGAGGCCGACGCGGTCACCGCCGACCTCGACGCGAAAGAGAAGTCCGATCTCGACGTGGGCTATGGCGTGGTCGACCGTGGGCGTCGTCCGCGTGAATACGGTCCCGCTCTGGCCGCGCTCGAGAAGGATCAGAAGCGCCGGGCCACCCGCCGCCACCGCGACGTGATCGACCGCGGCCTGATGGACCTGGTCTCGATCTATCGCGACGCGATCACCTTGGCCGCCGGTGCTCCCGTGGCGCTGGTCAACGAGGAGCACCGACGCGAGATCGAGCAGCTCGTCGAACGCTCCACGCCCGAGCTCAACCTGCAGCGCATCGGTGCGATCTTCGAAGCCCGAGAGCAGCTGCTGGAGTTCAACGTGCAGCCCCAGTTGGTCCTGGAAGCCATGATGGTGGCGCTGTTGCCACCCGGAGGAGATCAGTGA